In Cystobacter ferrugineus, the following proteins share a genomic window:
- a CDS encoding fatty acid desaturase, with amino-acid sequence MSNGFIWSSADEPHAARRREMLRTHPEIKELYGPCSRTKYVCTLLVGLQLSLAFLLRDAPWWLIVLVAYAVGGVINQALLLAIHELSHNLAFRKPWHNRVFGVFINLPVGVPVSETFRYYHLRHHIHQGDERLDTDLPTEFEARLLRNRASKLLWLSCQGFAYALRPLFVDPKKPGASEIANLLVQVAFNVAVFHFWGGKALAYLPISSLIVMGLHPIAGHYISEHYVFREGQETYSYYGPLNVLAFNVGYHNEHHDFPYVPGSRLPKLRAMAPEFYDGLLSHQSWTATLWNFVMSPSLGGYSRIKRRVERRRD; translated from the coding sequence ATGTCCAATGGCTTCATCTGGTCCAGCGCTGACGAACCGCACGCCGCGCGGCGGCGCGAGATGCTTCGCACTCATCCCGAGATCAAGGAACTCTACGGCCCGTGCTCGCGCACGAAGTACGTCTGCACGCTGCTCGTCGGGCTGCAACTCTCGCTCGCCTTCCTGCTGCGTGACGCGCCCTGGTGGCTGATTGTTCTGGTCGCCTATGCGGTGGGCGGAGTGATCAACCAGGCGCTACTCCTGGCCATTCACGAGCTCTCTCACAATCTCGCGTTTCGCAAGCCCTGGCACAATCGCGTGTTCGGCGTCTTCATCAATCTGCCCGTGGGTGTGCCGGTCTCAGAAACGTTTCGCTACTACCACCTGCGCCATCACATCCATCAGGGTGACGAGCGGCTCGACACGGATCTCCCGACGGAGTTCGAGGCGCGCTTGCTGCGCAATCGCGCAAGCAAACTGCTCTGGCTCTCTTGCCAAGGCTTTGCCTACGCGCTCCGCCCGCTGTTCGTGGATCCAAAGAAGCCGGGAGCTTCCGAGATCGCGAACCTGCTCGTGCAGGTCGCGTTCAACGTGGCCGTGTTCCATTTTTGGGGCGGCAAAGCGCTTGCCTATCTGCCGATCAGCTCACTGATCGTCATGGGGCTACATCCGATTGCCGGACACTACATCTCGGAGCACTACGTCTTCCGCGAAGGGCAGGAGACCTACTCGTACTACGGGCCGCTCAACGTGCTCGCGTTCAATGTCGGCTACCACAACGAGCACCACGACTTCCCCTACGTTCCTGGCTCGCGCCTGCCGAAGCTACGAGCGATGGCGCCGGAATTCTACGACGGCCTGCTGTCGCACCAATCGTGGACGGCGACGCTTTGGAACTTCGTCATGAGTCCCAGCCTGGGCGGTTACAGCCGCATCAAGCGGCGCGTGGAGCGGCGGCGAGACTAG
- a CDS encoding isochorismatase family protein: protein MTFRNGLSSLLRPEDSVLVLIDHQPFQLANVNSHDPHLVVNHATALAKAAKAYGVPTILTSVIAERGGLIFPQITDVFPGQEVIDRTFINTWEDRKVVDAVKATGRKQLIIAGLYTEICVAMPVIQALGEGWDVTVITDACGAFSVEAHQVAIQRMIAAGANMMTWLALVSEWQRDHARTAHVAEFVDLLKNHAAGLGIAFLWEQQLLNTPVPGKAA from the coding sequence ATGACTTTCCGCAACGGCCTCTCTTCGCTTCTTCGTCCCGAGGACTCGGTCCTCGTCCTGATCGACCACCAGCCGTTCCAGCTCGCGAACGTGAACAGCCACGATCCGCACCTGGTGGTCAACCATGCAACGGCCTTGGCGAAGGCCGCCAAGGCCTATGGCGTCCCGACCATTCTGACGAGCGTGATCGCCGAGCGAGGCGGCCTCATCTTCCCGCAGATCACCGATGTCTTCCCGGGCCAGGAGGTGATCGACCGGACGTTCATCAACACCTGGGAGGACCGGAAGGTCGTGGACGCGGTCAAGGCCACGGGGCGCAAGCAGCTGATCATCGCGGGCCTGTATACGGAGATCTGTGTCGCCATGCCGGTGATCCAGGCCCTCGGCGAGGGCTGGGATGTGACGGTGATCACCGATGCGTGTGGCGCCTTTTCGGTGGAGGCGCACCAGGTGGCCATCCAACGCATGATCGCGGCCGGCGCCAACATGATGACGTGGCTGGCACTCGTGTCCGAATGGCAGCGCGATCACGCGCGGACGGCGCACGTGGCTGAATTCGTCGACCTGCTCAAGAACCATGCGGCTGGCCTCGGCATTGCGTTCCTGTGGGAGCAGCAGTTGCTCAACACGCCCGTGCCCGGCAAAGCAGCATGA
- a CDS encoding LysR family transcriptional regulator produces the protein MDVEDLRTFVEVADAGGVSPAALRLGVSKSIVSRRLVRLEGELGVQLLTRSTRGAALTEAGATFRDHAARVCAELDAARETILPAGDLRGRLRVAAPLSFGLTHFAPVLAEMARRHPQLHIQTSYSDRFVDLIAEGFDCAIRVGYIQDSNLIARRIATIHGKLVASPAYVQAHGSPETPQELLAHQCLMQGTETWQFMDGDEVITVRPQGRFKADNGVALLAAATAGVGIALLPDWLTDEHVASGALVPVMTRHPPPAAGAYVVRPPGQHPARKIRVLTELLIEHCDLSMRSAGFAP, from the coding sequence TTGGACGTCGAAGATCTGCGAACGTTTGTGGAGGTGGCTGATGCCGGCGGGGTCTCGCCCGCGGCACTGCGGCTCGGCGTGTCCAAGTCGATCGTCAGCCGTCGGCTCGTCCGTCTCGAAGGGGAACTCGGCGTCCAGCTGCTGACCCGCTCCACCCGGGGGGCTGCGCTCACGGAGGCCGGGGCCACGTTCCGTGACCACGCCGCCAGGGTGTGCGCCGAGCTCGACGCGGCAAGGGAGACGATCCTTCCCGCCGGTGACCTTCGCGGACGCCTTCGTGTGGCCGCGCCACTGTCTTTCGGCCTGACTCATTTCGCTCCCGTGCTCGCGGAAATGGCGCGACGCCACCCCCAGCTTCACATCCAGACCAGCTACAGCGATCGCTTCGTCGATCTCATCGCCGAAGGGTTCGACTGCGCGATACGGGTGGGATACATCCAGGACTCCAACCTGATCGCACGACGCATCGCCACGATCCACGGGAAGCTCGTCGCGAGCCCGGCCTATGTCCAGGCGCACGGGTCGCCCGAGACCCCGCAGGAGCTGCTCGCTCACCAGTGCCTGATGCAGGGCACCGAGACCTGGCAGTTCATGGACGGCGACGAGGTCATCACGGTTCGTCCGCAGGGACGCTTCAAGGCCGACAACGGCGTGGCGCTGCTCGCGGCTGCGACAGCGGGCGTCGGGATCGCGCTCCTGCCCGACTGGCTCACCGACGAACACGTGGCCTCCGGAGCCCTCGTGCCCGTCATGACGCGGCATCCACCACCCGCGGCGGGTGCGTACGTGGTTCGACCGCCGGGTCAGCATCCCGCACGGAAGATCCGGGTGCTGACCGAACTCCTGATCGAGCATTGCGACCTGTCCATGCGCTCTGCGGGATTCGCCCCTTAG
- a CDS encoding transposase, which yields MTAPIGPDFFLDMGLEEDSFDASTFAKNKERLLRADVAQLFFEGVVKKARRQRLLSREHFTVDGTLIEAWASLKSFKPKEKKDKEEPPDDPGNPTVDFHGEKRGNATHASTTDPEARLARKGWGKEARLSYAGYVLMENRHGLCVDVSLSLATGTAEREQALELVKQQKKKGVRVGTLGADKGYDTKDFVRKLREQGVVPHVAQNQNERRSSNVDARPERSSSWRSPKKPSDPSRGRLNPSFSAAC from the coding sequence GTGACGGCCCCCATAGGGCCCGACTTCTTCCTGGACATGGGCCTGGAGGAGGACAGCTTCGATGCGTCCACGTTCGCCAAGAACAAGGAGCGGCTGCTGAGGGCGGACGTGGCGCAGCTGTTCTTCGAGGGAGTGGTGAAGAAGGCGCGGCGGCAGAGGCTGTTGAGCAGGGAGCACTTCACGGTGGACGGGACGCTGATTGAAGCGTGGGCGAGCCTGAAGTCCTTCAAGCCCAAGGAGAAGAAGGACAAGGAGGAGCCGCCGGATGACCCGGGCAACCCGACGGTCGACTTCCACGGGGAGAAGCGAGGCAACGCCACGCATGCCTCGACGACGGACCCCGAGGCGAGACTGGCCAGGAAGGGCTGGGGGAAGGAGGCGAGATTGAGCTACGCGGGATACGTGTTGATGGAGAACCGCCACGGGCTGTGCGTGGACGTGTCGCTCTCGCTGGCAACGGGGACGGCGGAGCGGGAGCAGGCGCTGGAGCTGGTGAAGCAGCAAAAGAAGAAGGGTGTACGGGTAGGCACACTGGGTGCCGACAAGGGATACGACACGAAGGATTTCGTGCGGAAGCTACGAGAGCAGGGAGTGGTGCCGCACGTGGCGCAGAACCAGAACGAGAGGCGAAGCAGCAACGTGGATGCACGCCCGGAGCGCTCCTCCTCATGGAGGAGCCCCAAAAAACCAAGCGACCCCTCCCGGGGACGGCTCAATCCTAGTTTTTCAGCAGCCTGCTAG
- a CDS encoding PPC domain-containing protein → MGLISCSGGNNESVQTPCEGVACGPGRCEVSDDRPVCACDPGHHAEGLTCLRDGTPPFDPCAPNPCMHAGRGQCSNVQGRAVCACDPGKVEDGSGQCVSLDACEPNPCTAPHKTNCSVVEGQPVCACVSGYVPQGEACVLSVPDDHGNTPAESSPVIIDAPPTGGAFESTEDVDVFSFQAQAGHIYAFTCNPGGGATDCRVSLSDAAGQVLAVDNNGGTGFIVYEYPTAGTYFFRVSSGQVGTYTYRLEDLGFDDHGNTPSEATPVTPSSTSVGAILHATTDVDVFSFEAAAGHIYELACNTSAFDCDLVLLNALGTVVATPPKPMNPTRLGGIVDGQWSGMRGRMPPPKCARLSNSRLCHSLLRAAQDGLRGGGGSAVSPAGNLDWRRRESKPLRADPPPLGTRATPPFSL, encoded by the coding sequence GTGGGTCTCATCAGTTGCTCCGGAGGCAACAACGAGTCCGTCCAGACTCCGTGCGAGGGCGTCGCCTGTGGTCCCGGACGCTGCGAGGTCTCCGATGACCGGCCCGTCTGTGCCTGCGATCCAGGCCACCACGCCGAGGGCCTGACGTGCCTGCGCGACGGCACGCCCCCGTTCGATCCGTGCGCGCCCAACCCGTGCATGCACGCGGGCCGGGGCCAGTGCTCCAACGTGCAGGGCCGGGCCGTCTGCGCGTGCGATCCGGGCAAGGTGGAGGACGGAAGCGGGCAGTGTGTCTCGCTCGACGCCTGCGAGCCCAATCCCTGCACCGCACCGCACAAGACGAATTGCTCCGTGGTGGAGGGGCAGCCGGTCTGCGCGTGCGTGAGCGGCTACGTGCCCCAGGGCGAGGCGTGTGTGCTGTCGGTTCCGGATGACCACGGCAACACGCCCGCCGAGTCCTCGCCCGTCATCATCGACGCGCCGCCCACCGGGGGCGCGTTCGAGTCGACGGAGGACGTGGACGTCTTCTCGTTCCAGGCCCAGGCGGGCCACATCTACGCCTTCACGTGCAACCCCGGCGGCGGCGCGACGGACTGCCGGGTGAGCCTGTCGGACGCGGCCGGTCAGGTGCTGGCGGTCGACAACAACGGCGGCACGGGCTTCATCGTCTACGAGTACCCCACGGCCGGGACGTACTTCTTCCGGGTGTCTTCCGGCCAGGTGGGCACCTACACGTACCGGCTGGAGGATCTCGGCTTCGACGACCACGGCAACACGCCGTCCGAGGCCACCCCGGTGACGCCCTCGAGCACGTCCGTTGGCGCGATCCTCCACGCGACCACGGACGTGGACGTGTTCTCGTTCGAGGCCGCCGCGGGCCATATCTACGAGCTCGCGTGCAACACGTCGGCGTTCGACTGTGACCTGGTGCTGCTGAACGCACTCGGCACGGTGGTGGCCACGCCGCCCAAACCCATGAATCCCACGAGGTTGGGCGGGATCGTGGATGGTCAATGGTCTGGGATGCGCGGCAGAATGCCACCTCCAAAATGCGCCAGACTTTCAAATTCGAGGTTGTGTCACTCGCTGCTCCGCGCCGCACAAGACGGACTGCGCGGTGGTGGAGGGTCGGCCGTCTCCCCGGCGGGCAACCTCGATTGGAGGCGGCGGGAATCGAAGCCGCTAAGGGCGGATCCGCCTCCACTCGGGACCAGAGCCACACCCCCGTTTTCCCTCTGA
- a CDS encoding ADYC domain-containing protein, translating to MKRVMKKSVLAGLSLVLAVPVFAGEPSTSTPVKPNPGRAVAPVGEAERYAQRCRGRAPNRDVWPQGTMLWGTRRGWDARQEPDERRSVLVSVELAPVRTLAPEMPPLRLEGGRLVASSAASRSLVGTVLRGVSSDGQPVEVAVCGAEPSPGDSELVWYRIEAWNPVAQQWENPCVASNQIPDPRVLAVRGVWDGSGAHQEVAGRFTLACENGVITKCIRWGYKPWASHNGQPLAELHQACTRMARADYCGNGQNHTRQDTAIDMYDRLGVLARTTERSAAWDPERASFEAAWAADGASCLARTRDRRALETVLRECPERFQAGPTVELGQGDRCTMQRTRVSPEAAPLRNRAY from the coding sequence ATGAAGAGGGTCATGAAGAAGTCCGTACTCGCCGGGTTGTCTCTCGTCCTCGCCGTGCCGGTGTTCGCTGGAGAGCCGAGCACCTCCACCCCGGTGAAGCCGAATCCGGGGCGGGCGGTGGCCCCGGTGGGGGAGGCCGAGCGGTACGCACAGCGCTGCCGGGGCCGTGCACCCAACCGGGATGTATGGCCCCAAGGCACGATGCTGTGGGGCACCCGGCGTGGGTGGGACGCCCGGCAGGAGCCCGACGAGCGGCGCAGCGTGCTCGTCTCGGTGGAGCTGGCCCCCGTGCGGACGCTGGCCCCCGAGATGCCGCCGCTGCGGCTGGAGGGAGGGCGGCTGGTGGCCTCGTCCGCGGCGTCCAGGAGCCTGGTGGGGACGGTGCTCCGAGGCGTGTCCAGCGACGGCCAGCCGGTGGAGGTCGCGGTGTGCGGCGCGGAGCCCTCGCCGGGTGACTCGGAGCTGGTGTGGTACCGCATCGAGGCGTGGAATCCGGTGGCCCAGCAATGGGAGAACCCTTGCGTGGCCAGCAACCAGATACCCGACCCGCGGGTGCTGGCGGTGCGCGGGGTGTGGGACGGAAGCGGGGCGCACCAGGAGGTGGCGGGCAGGTTCACCCTGGCGTGCGAGAATGGCGTCATCACCAAGTGCATCCGCTGGGGTTACAAGCCGTGGGCGAGCCACAACGGACAGCCGCTGGCCGAGCTGCACCAGGCCTGCACGCGCATGGCGCGCGCGGACTACTGCGGCAATGGCCAGAACCATACGCGCCAGGACACGGCCATAGACATGTATGACAGGCTGGGGGTGCTCGCGCGCACGACGGAGCGCTCGGCGGCCTGGGACCCGGAGCGAGCCTCGTTCGAAGCGGCCTGGGCCGCCGACGGAGCCTCCTGCCTGGCACGCACCCGGGACAGGCGTGCGCTCGAGACGGTCCTGCGGGAGTGCCCTGAACGTTTCCAGGCGGGCCCGACGGTGGAACTGGGGCAGGGGGACCGATGCACGATGCAGCGCACCAGGGTGAGCCCCGAGGCGGCGCCGCTGCGTAATCGGGCGTATTGA
- a CDS encoding CHAT domain-containing tetratricopeptide repeat protein, giving the protein MWRIAGWTVVVVLCCATSWAEAGEEQTDPRLSQAQTAFEEATKLLGAGRYAEAITPGEQALELRKAVLGDAHLEVAAGLNLLGELYLRQGDPTRAEPLFRRALAIREAALGTKHPDVATSLSGLGSIYLTQGMYDQAEPLYERVLAIREAALGKQHPDVATSLNNLANLYVDQGLYDRAEPLYERALAIREAALGKQHPKVATSLNSLAFLYVDQGMYSRAEPLYERALAIREAALGKQHPDVASSLNNLAILYVDQGMYSRAEPLHERALAIREAVLGPQHPEVASTLNNLAILYWEQGMYSRAEPLHERALAIREAAFSKQHPAIAQSLNNLAILYMDQGMHIRAEPLYERALAIREAALGKQHPAVARALSNLANLYMEQGMYSRAEPLHERALAIQEAALGKQHPDVAKSLKGLVRLRLARNQRARAVPLLSRIFSISESRLRQEALDFSESRLARFLQFLRSDEDFLYSLLRAHPGDARVRRLALSSVLLRKGRSVEETASTSRTIYLRLGDEDRNTFERLRSLRTQLAALSHQGPGSLSPADYQRRLESLAEQGDALETQLARHSAPLRALTALPSPEQIVDRVTASLPRDGALVEFVAYVDRPVVPTRPGTPEPQLPGELRYLALVLLPNATLRAVDLGPAAAIDQAAASFRDALASSDAAWQGPAQTLHSLVFRPLRPLLGNVRRVFLAPDGQLNLVPFAALHDGKGMLVDSFHFTYLTSGKDLLPRPQDIPTSRSVVVLADPDFGASPSTAPGAPQQPSALALRSSSAERFFSTLRADLAERTWVSLPGTRQEAEAIQRLLPRAQLFIGAEASKQRLLELPTPGVLHIATHGFFLEDSATPEASRAVGHVNALAGGPATQNLPDPLLRSGLILSGASAQVSHSPESFLVTALELAGLDLWGTELVVLSACETGRGDVKLGQGVYGMRRALISAGAETVVSSLWKVNDDITMQLMRGYYRHMLAGEPRVSALREAMLEVRRAHPHPYAWAPFIALGRNAPLRSLAAPKR; this is encoded by the coding sequence ATGTGGCGGATAGCCGGATGGACGGTCGTGGTCGTTTTGTGCTGTGCGACGAGCTGGGCGGAGGCGGGGGAAGAGCAGACGGATCCACGGCTGTCCCAGGCACAGACGGCATTCGAGGAGGCGACGAAGCTTCTGGGGGCCGGCAGGTACGCCGAGGCCATCACCCCGGGGGAACAGGCGCTCGAGCTCAGAAAGGCCGTGCTCGGTGACGCACACCTGGAGGTGGCCGCTGGCCTGAACCTGTTGGGCGAATTGTATTTGAGGCAGGGGGACCCCACCCGCGCGGAGCCGCTCTTCCGGCGTGCACTTGCCATTCGGGAAGCGGCCCTCGGAACGAAGCACCCGGACGTCGCCACCTCGCTCAGCGGCCTCGGCAGCATCTACTTGACGCAGGGGATGTACGACCAGGCCGAGCCGCTGTATGAGCGCGTGCTCGCCATTCGAGAAGCGGCCCTCGGCAAGCAGCACCCGGACGTCGCCACCTCGCTCAACAACCTCGCCAACCTCTACGTGGATCAGGGGCTGTACGACCGGGCCGAGCCGCTGTACGAGCGCGCGCTCGCCATTCGAGAAGCGGCCCTCGGCAAGCAGCACCCGAAAGTCGCCACCTCGCTCAACAGCCTCGCCTTCCTCTACGTGGATCAGGGGATGTACAGCCGGGCCGAGCCGCTGTACGAGCGCGCGCTCGCCATTCGCGAAGCGGCCCTCGGCAAGCAGCACCCGGATGTCGCTTCCTCACTCAACAACCTCGCCATCCTCTACGTGGATCAGGGGATGTACAGCCGGGCCGAGCCGTTGCATGAGCGCGCGCTCGCCATTCGAGAAGCAGTCCTCGGTCCGCAGCACCCGGAGGTCGCCTCCACGCTCAACAACCTCGCCATCCTCTACTGGGAGCAGGGGATGTACAGCCGGGCCGAGCCGTTGCATGAGCGCGCGCTCGCCATTCGAGAAGCGGCCTTCAGCAAGCAGCACCCCGCCATTGCCCAATCGCTCAACAACCTCGCCATCCTCTACATGGATCAGGGGATGCACATCCGGGCCGAGCCCCTGTATGAGCGCGCGCTCGCCATTCGGGAAGCGGCTCTCGGCAAGCAGCACCCCGCCGTCGCCCGAGCGCTCAGCAACCTCGCCAACCTCTACATGGAGCAGGGGATGTACAGCCGGGCCGAGCCGCTGCATGAGCGCGCGCTCGCCATTCAAGAAGCGGCCCTCGGCAAGCAGCACCCGGACGTCGCGAAATCGCTCAAAGGTCTCGTTCGGCTCCGCCTCGCCCGGAACCAACGTGCCCGGGCCGTCCCCCTTCTCTCGCGCATCTTCAGCATCTCCGAGTCGCGCCTGCGCCAGGAGGCACTCGACTTCTCCGAGTCGCGCCTGGCGAGATTCCTGCAATTTCTCCGCTCCGACGAGGACTTCCTCTACTCCCTGCTGCGTGCACATCCGGGCGATGCCCGCGTGCGGCGGTTGGCCCTCTCCTCCGTCCTGCTGCGCAAGGGCCGCTCCGTCGAGGAAACAGCCAGCACCTCCCGCACCATCTACCTCCGCCTCGGTGACGAGGACCGCAACACCTTCGAGCGGCTGCGGAGCCTGCGCACCCAGCTCGCCGCACTGTCGCACCAGGGCCCCGGCTCCCTCTCCCCCGCGGATTACCAGCGGCGCCTCGAGTCCCTGGCCGAGCAGGGTGACGCCCTGGAAACCCAGCTCGCCAGGCACTCCGCTCCCCTGCGTGCTCTCACCGCGCTCCCCAGCCCCGAGCAAATCGTCGACCGCGTCACCGCCTCCCTGCCCAGGGATGGCGCCCTCGTCGAGTTCGTCGCCTATGTGGACCGCCCGGTGGTGCCCACCAGGCCCGGCACGCCCGAGCCCCAACTCCCCGGGGAGCTGCGCTACCTGGCGCTCGTGCTGCTTCCCAACGCCACCCTCCGCGCCGTCGACCTCGGACCCGCGGCTGCCATCGACCAGGCCGCCGCCTCCTTCCGAGACGCGCTGGCCAGCAGCGATGCCGCCTGGCAGGGCCCGGCCCAGACCCTGCACTCGCTGGTCTTCCGCCCCCTGCGGCCTCTGCTGGGCAATGTCCGCCGCGTCTTCCTCGCCCCAGACGGCCAGCTCAACCTCGTCCCCTTCGCCGCTCTCCACGACGGCAAGGGCATGCTGGTGGACTCCTTCCATTTCACCTACCTCACCTCTGGAAAGGATTTGCTGCCCCGTCCCCAGGACATCCCAACATCCCGCTCCGTGGTCGTCCTCGCCGACCCGGATTTTGGCGCCTCGCCCTCCACGGCCCCCGGAGCACCGCAGCAGCCCTCGGCGTTGGCCCTGCGCTCCTCGTCCGCCGAGCGTTTCTTCTCCACCCTCCGGGCCGACCTCGCCGAGCGCACCTGGGTGTCTCTGCCTGGCACCCGCCAGGAAGCCGAAGCCATCCAACGGCTGCTCCCCCGGGCCCAGCTCTTCATCGGCGCTGAGGCCTCCAAGCAGCGGTTGCTCGAGCTCCCGACGCCCGGTGTGTTGCACATCGCCACCCATGGCTTCTTCCTCGAGGACTCCGCCACGCCCGAGGCCTCTCGCGCCGTCGGCCACGTCAACGCCCTCGCGGGAGGCCCCGCCACCCAGAACCTGCCCGACCCGTTGCTGCGCTCCGGCCTCATCCTCTCCGGGGCGAGCGCCCAGGTGTCTCACTCCCCAGAGAGTTTCCTCGTCACCGCGCTGGAACTCGCGGGCCTGGACCTCTGGGGCACGGAGCTGGTCGTCCTCTCCGCCTGCGAGACGGGACGCGGTGACGTCAAGCTCGGCCAGGGCGTCTATGGCATGCGCCGGGCCCTCATCTCGGCGGGGGCGGAGACGGTGGTGAGCAGCCTGTGGAAGGTGAATGACGACATCACCATGCAACTCATGCGGGGCTACTACCGGCACATGCTGGCGGGCGAGCCGCGTGTCTCGGCACTGCGCGAGGCGATGCTGGAGGTGCGACGGGCCCATCCACACCCCTACGCCTGGGCGCCCTTCATCGCCCTGGGGCGGAATGCTCCACTTCGCTCACTGGCCGCGCCCAAGAGATGA